One Natrinema marinum genomic window carries:
- a CDS encoding DegT/DnrJ/EryC1/StrS family aminotransferase: MIPIASPELGKREVDRVSSVIESGMLADGDEVRAFEREFADYCGVERGVATANGTAALHAALEAVGIGAGDRVLTTPFSFVATANAIRHAGAEPLFADIDPITYNLDPGAAREIAESKAIDAILVVHLYGLPAEMDAFVDLADDLEVPLIEDCAQAHGATYRGDRVGSFGDAACFSFYPTKNMTTGEGGIVLTDRREVADRAGQYVDHGRTDDGTHATLGHNFRLTNLAAAIGRAQLERLPRFVERRRENATRLSDGLAGTDLSPPTEPSHARHVYHQYTVRSPDRRALRDHLAAHDIGAGVYYSTPIHEEPAYGDVSHDAPAAERAAAEVLSLPVHPNVSPDEIDRITEVIADYAA; this comes from the coding sequence ATGATCCCGATCGCGAGTCCCGAACTCGGCAAGCGGGAGGTCGACCGCGTTTCGTCCGTCATCGAGAGCGGTATGCTCGCCGACGGCGACGAGGTCCGAGCGTTCGAACGGGAGTTCGCCGACTACTGCGGCGTCGAACGCGGCGTCGCGACGGCGAACGGCACGGCGGCGCTCCACGCCGCGCTCGAGGCCGTCGGTATCGGAGCCGGTGACCGCGTCCTCACGACGCCGTTCTCGTTCGTCGCGACGGCGAACGCGATTAGACACGCCGGAGCAGAACCACTCTTTGCTGACATCGACCCGATCACGTACAACTTAGATCCGGGCGCCGCCCGCGAGATTGCTGAGTCGAAGGCTATCGATGCGATACTCGTCGTCCACCTCTACGGCCTTCCGGCCGAGATGGACGCGTTCGTGGACCTCGCAGACGATCTCGAGGTGCCGCTGATCGAAGACTGTGCGCAGGCCCACGGCGCGACCTATCGAGGCGACCGGGTCGGGTCGTTCGGGGACGCCGCCTGCTTCTCGTTTTATCCGACGAAGAACATGACGACCGGGGAAGGCGGTATCGTCCTGACCGACCGCCGCGAGGTCGCAGACCGCGCCGGGCAGTACGTCGACCACGGCCGCACGGACGACGGCACGCACGCGACCCTTGGTCACAACTTCCGGCTGACCAACCTTGCGGCCGCCATCGGCCGCGCCCAGCTCGAGCGTCTCCCGCGGTTCGTCGAGCGGCGACGGGAGAACGCCACTCGCCTGAGCGACGGTCTCGCCGGAACGGACCTGTCGCCGCCGACGGAGCCGAGTCACGCCCGGCACGTCTACCACCAGTACACGGTTCGATCCCCCGACCGCCGGGCCCTCCGCGACCACCTTGCGGCCCACGACATCGGGGCGGGCGTCTACTACTCGACGCCCATTCACGAGGAACCGGCGTACGGCGACGTGAGCCACGACGCGCCCGCGGCGGAACGGGCCGCGGCGGAGGTACTGTCCCTCCCGGTCCATCCGAACGTCTCTCCAGACGAGATCGACCGCATCACGGAGGTGATCGCCGACTATGCAGCCTGA
- a CDS encoding Gfo/Idh/MocA family protein, with product MQPERPLEVGVVGVGSMGENHARVYEGLPGADLIGVFDVDEDRATAVADEYGASPMALDDLLASVDAVSVVVPTAHHYDVATKCLDAGVATLIEKPVVEDLETGRKLRAKAHDADVPVQVGHIERFNPAVETLSELISDLSIVSLSAERLGPPPGREIEDSAVLDLMIHDIDVVRSLLGEEPTAIQSSGVADNRHATTLLEFGTGTMASLTASRLTQRKVRRLEVTAEECLVELDYIDQSIEIHRQSVPQYVETNGDIRFRHESLVERPRVPTGEPLRNELAAFLDAAASNGTPRVTLEDGLAALDIARRIERQGSRDRVAADAEAAND from the coding sequence ATGCAGCCTGAACGGCCGCTCGAGGTCGGGGTCGTCGGCGTCGGATCGATGGGGGAAAACCACGCGCGCGTCTACGAGGGACTCCCCGGTGCGGACCTGATCGGCGTCTTCGACGTCGACGAGGACCGGGCGACAGCCGTCGCGGACGAGTACGGCGCGTCACCGATGGCACTCGACGACCTCCTCGCGTCCGTCGACGCCGTTTCGGTCGTCGTCCCGACCGCACACCACTACGACGTCGCGACGAAGTGCCTCGACGCGGGAGTGGCGACGCTCATCGAGAAGCCCGTCGTCGAGGACCTCGAGACGGGGCGGAAGCTGCGGGCGAAGGCGCACGACGCAGACGTGCCGGTACAGGTCGGCCACATCGAGCGGTTCAACCCCGCCGTCGAGACACTCAGCGAGCTGATCTCCGACCTCTCGATCGTCAGCCTCTCGGCCGAACGGCTCGGCCCGCCGCCGGGACGGGAGATCGAGGACAGCGCGGTGTTGGATCTGATGATTCACGACATCGATGTCGTGCGCTCGCTCCTCGGGGAGGAGCCGACCGCGATACAGAGCAGCGGCGTTGCCGACAACCGCCACGCGACGACCCTCCTCGAGTTCGGTACCGGGACGATGGCGTCGCTGACGGCGAGTCGCCTCACCCAGCGGAAAGTCCGGCGGCTCGAAGTGACGGCCGAGGAGTGTCTCGTCGAGCTCGACTACATCGATCAATCGATCGAGATCCACCGCCAATCGGTCCCCCAATACGTCGAAACCAACGGCGACATCCGCTTCAGACACGAGAGCCTCGTCGAACGGCCCCGCGTTCCGACCGGGGAGCCGCTTCGCAACGAACTGGCGGCGTTTCTCGACGCGGCCGCCTCGAACGGAACGCCGCGAGTGACGCTCGAGGACGGCCTCGCAGCCCTCGACAT